From Eremothecium sinecaudum strain ATCC 58844 chromosome III, complete sequence:
CCAATGGAATCGTTTTCCAATAGCATGTAATTAGAACTATACCATTTATACAACGACTCAGCCTAATATGTGTTAAGTATCATTAATTGTTTGTTAAGTTTTTACGTTTCATGTTTCACGAGTCGGCCAGGTGAGCTGCGTCAGTGCCATTTTTTTTTGGAATGTCTGACATCTGTTTCAAGTGACATACAAAGAAAAGCATAGTATATATAACTGTTTTAACGGTGCTTGAGTTAGCTACTAATGTATTAGCGGTAGTTTGTATGTAGTTCAGAAGCAAGATAATTGAATATGCCGACAACGAGGCCTTACCTAGTACTTCGTGAACGTTTGTCGCAGATATGGATTAACAGATATACGTTGATTCTTACACTGGCGCTTGTAAAACTGTTCTTATTTGCAAGGACTCTTTCAAGCTCTTTGGAAAATTCAAAACACTATGTCCTTGATCATTGCACGACTATAGATAACTTTTACAACTCATTAAGAGATGGCACACCTCATTATATGACTAAAATGGGTAATTTTGTTATAACCAAGGCTGTTGAAGCTACAGTCGATTCTACGTTGGCTCTAATATCAATGCTAGTCACTGTTGCTGAATTCGTAGTAGTATTCATGGTTGAATTATGGTTGGGTACTCAAGCGTGTTTACTTTTCAGTGCTATTCACGGCGCGGTAGATCTGGCAACAAGTTCTGCTGAAAAGGTAGTCGGATTTGTAAACAGTACTGTAATAACGGCCGCAAATGACATCGACGATGGTTTAAATGCTCTTTCAAAGGTTATTAACGAGGTTCTCAAGGTTACAGACAAAGTTGGAGACCTATTTCGTAacgatgacgatgatgacGATGGTGACGGTGAAGACATCAACTCTCACATTAAAAAAGTTAATTTGACAATTGCAGCATTACGCAAGATTCAGATACCATCAAGTGTAAATGAAAAGCTCCAATCTCTATCAAAGAACACTCCTGATTTTGAAACAGTGAAGAACAAGACCAAGACCATGGTTGTAATTCCCCTACAAAAACTTAAAACAGACATCAAAAGTGTTAACACTACTGGTATGATCAAGTCAACTGACCTAATGGAGGTTCCCCCAATATATTCTTCGGGTGAGAATGGTGTATGTTCGGCCAATCGACCCGGTATCGAGAAGCTGTACGGCAACCTTGATAAGACCCTTAAATACACCCTGATAGTCATAATTGTTATGTTATTGGTGGGTGCCATTGCAGCAATGGTTCCAGTAGCTTGGAGTGAATATCGACAGTGGTGTCGACTAGAAGAACTGCGTGAGGCTGGAGAAGAGTCAAAGCGTTATACTATAGACCCTTTCGGTGACAATTACAAAGATATAGACGTAATTGAGTGCCATCAAACTATCTACAACAGGTTTCCTTCCTATACCGGTAAGTGGCTTGCTAGGTATTTAGCCCGTACACATTCCCAAGAAAACGAAGTACGGTGGCTGACCGCATATATCTTTTCTCCGCGAGCTATAGTCATCCTGTTTGTCGCAATCACAGGTCTCCTCCTTTGTCTGCTGCAGCATATACTACTGCAGTCATTAGAGCGATCTCTTTTGGGACAAGATTCAGCCATATCTAAGATAGCGTCCAGCACTGGAGATCATCTTTCGGGTGACATGAAACAATGGGCGGCCTCCAGTAACAGCTACATCGGCTCCGCTGAGTCATCCATCAACGACCATATGTTCGGTTGGCTGACCACCGCAACATCATCACTCAACGACACCACGTCTACTTTGCTTAATGACATTGATGGGGTCGTCAATAGCACTTTCAAGGACACCCCGCTCTACGGTCCAATGAACACAGTCGTACGGTGCGTGATCAGCGATAAACTCCGCTCCGTGGAAAAGGGATTGACCTGGCTACACGACCATGCCCACATTTCTCTTCCGCGCATTGACCAAGGTCAGCTACAGTCAGCAATCGATGAGCAGGCATCGGACAACTCGCAGCCGTCCTCCTCCCCTTCGTCCATCCATTCAATGATGCAAACGCTTGGCGAAACCATGAAGCGCTCGATCCTGCTCGTAATCGCACAGCATCGGCGCCTACTTCGGCTGGAGCTTATCATATCGCTTGCAATACTGACCCTATGGTGTCTGCAACTTCCGATAGCACTTTTCTGGCTTACACATAAAAGATACCGTGCTGCAAGGAATAGCGATTGTTCCATGCCTGCATACAATTTCCACGCATAGTTCTTTGCTTAGTAATGACGTAACCCCAGTTAGGCAAGTACGAATCTCCATCCATTTATAGATAAATGGGTCACGTGACCTCAGCGCGACGCGAACCAAAAATCCCCCACTGCGTGCGGGCACCTATGTCCTCCTGCGCCACTCCTAACCTTAAGCCCCTCTCCCACACTTGATCTATCTACTCAGCACTGTACATATCCAcattttttttaaaaatgcTTCTATATCTGTCGTTTTTACGTCGCGGCGGTAAAAGTACCAAAATTTTTTCCTGCTAAGCCTTTTGTTAATAATAACGAAACGATTCATGTTTTTAGTGTTTCTTATCTGACAGATTAAACAACACTTGTGAGAATTAGCAAGGTGGGACAGCTCTCCTACTAGATCATCGTCTTCAAGATTCAGAGGTTAATATCACCAGCTAATAGAGCATTACTAGATAATGTTGGAGATGAGGAGTTCGGACGTTGAAGCGTCAGGGAGTTCCACTGGGATCGGTGGCGATAAAGGATCGGAAGGTAGGATTTCTCCTGAATTGGTGCCAATTGTGACACTTTTGTCAGCTCAGGCCCATCGTCGTTACCAAGAAGGTGTATTTCTGGTATTAAAGGACTTGAATAGTGATGGTACGGCGGCAGAACGTATTTGGCGAGAAGTTTACGGGGTTTTAATTGGTACACAGTTGGCTCTGTGGGATGCAAAGCAACTCGCTATACATGGGTACGATCCCGAAAAGTTAACTAAAGCGGCTTCTAAGCCCATGTATATCAATTTTACCGATTCTTCTTTCAAAGCATTAGTAAATGATGATAAAGTTGGTGCGGGGGGGAAGCGAAAGTTGCCAAATACAATTACTGTTTCGACAACTTTGAAGAATCGGTACTTTTTGCAGTTTAACAATAAGGAATCTTTTGAGCGGTGGTTTGCAGCCTTGCGGTTATCTTCATACGAATTTACTGCGTTGCAGGAGGCTTATACAGGAGCATTGTTGTCTACAAGAGGAGCATTATTGAGCGATATCGGAGTTATCCTTGCCGATACGAAGTTTGGTTACGAAGAATGGGTTAATGTCCGATTTGGCGCAGGTATGCGTTGGAAGAGATGTTATGCTGTAATAATTCAACCAAAGAAGGGAAAAGTGACATCGGAGTATGGTCAAATAAACTTCTACGAATCGGACAAAAAGTACAAGAAAGCGGTGCCCATGGCCACTGTGACTTCCGCACGAGCAGCTTACGCTATCTATCCATCATCGCCTATGATGATTGATTCTTCTACTATGATAAAAGTGGAGGGTACAGTCTCATTTCCCGATGGTAATGGTGTAAAAGATACAGATATCTTTTTGATGCCCGAGATCCACTCGGCAGTTCCAGGTTATGACACCATAATAAGATTTTTGATACCTACAATGAATGTCTTCCGTTTATACGGAAGACCGAAGTCACTGAACGCTAATAGAGTTG
This genomic window contains:
- the PRM1 gene encoding pheromone-regulated protein PRM1 (Syntenic homolog of Ashbya gossypii AFR685C; Syntenic homolog of Saccharomyces cerevisiae YNL279W (PRM1)) is translated as MPTTRPYLVLRERLSQIWINRYTLILTLALVKLFLFARTLSSSLENSKHYVLDHCTTIDNFYNSLRDGTPHYMTKMGNFVITKAVEATVDSTLALISMLVTVAEFVVVFMVELWLGTQACLLFSAIHGAVDLATSSAEKVVGFVNSTVITAANDIDDGLNALSKVINEVLKVTDKVGDLFRNDDDDDDGDGEDINSHIKKVNLTIAALRKIQIPSSVNEKLQSLSKNTPDFETVKNKTKTMVVIPLQKLKTDIKSVNTTGMIKSTDLMEVPPIYSSGENGVCSANRPGIEKLYGNLDKTLKYTLIVIIVMLLVGAIAAMVPVAWSEYRQWCRLEELREAGEESKRYTIDPFGDNYKDIDVIECHQTIYNRFPSYTGKWLARYLARTHSQENEVRWLTAYIFSPRAIVILFVAITGLLLCLLQHILLQSLERSLLGQDSAISKIASSTGDHLSGDMKQWAASSNSYIGSAESSINDHMFGWLTTATSSLNDTTSTLLNDIDGVVNSTFKDTPLYGPMNTVVRCVISDKLRSVEKGLTWLHDHAHISLPRIDQGQLQSAIDEQASDNSQPSSSPSSIHSMMQTLGETMKRSILLVIAQHRRLLRLELIISLAILTLWCLQLPIALFWLTHKRYRAARNSDCSMPAYNFHA